One Triticum dicoccoides isolate Atlit2015 ecotype Zavitan chromosome 5B, WEW_v2.0, whole genome shotgun sequence genomic window carries:
- the LOC119305811 gene encoding transcription factor RADIALIS-like has protein sequence MSSGSRSASRGGANPEWSKKENKLFEEALAYYGEGTPDRWLKVSRAMGGTKTADEVRRYYEILDSDIKLIDSGRVPFPKYNTQGQGAWN, from the coding sequence ATGTCTTCTGGGTCGAGGAGCGCATCCCGCGGCGGCGCCAACCCGGAGTGGAGCAAGAAGGAGAACAAGCTGTTCGAGGAGGCACTCGCCTACTACGGCGAGGGCACGCCCGACCGCTGGCTCAAGGTGTCCCGCGCCATGGGCGGCACCAAGACGGCCGACGAGGTGCGCCGCTACTACGAGATCCTTGATAGCGACATCAAGCTGATCGACTCCGGCAGGGTTCCTTTCCCCAAGTACAACACCCAGGGCCAGGGGGCTTGGAACTGA